CCCCATGAGGCGGGTGGCGTGAAGGGTTCGGGTGTTGTTAAGCCCATCCGTCTGAAGCAGGATCAACAGGCCCGCCGCCAGGACGGCAAGAGCCGCGAGAATCTCCAGGAGGGTAAAACCGTCACCCGCCTCATGGAAGCTGCAGTGGGGGCTTCGGCGGTGGCTACTGCGCTGAGAGTTCCACATACCCATCCTCCAGCCGAACTACCCCGCTCAACATCTCCGGTCGAATACTCAGGATTCTCCCTTTCCTGTCCCCAACATGGATAATCGAAGGTTCGACAATCCCCCGGGGCGACAGATGGATCTTTCCGATGCCCTCGTTTTTCTTCCCCTCCCCGGCTGTTACCACGTCCACTATTTTCATCTGTTCGGGAAGCCGGAGGGTCCTGACATCCTCATCCGGAATATATTTGTCCTCAGGGCCGAAGTATGACGCCGTGACGACCGATTGGTCCAGGTCGAAATCCAGCCTGTAGTAACGCCTCAGGGTTATGGCCCGATCCCTGGTGAGTTTGATCAGCAGTTCCAGTTTTCGGACTCCACGGTCCGTCTCCAACCCCGAGATATCGGGCAGTCTCGGCAGGATAATCCCGACGGCGATGCCGATGATCACCATAACTATGACCAGCTCCAGGAGGGTAAACCCCCCATCTGAAACGGCTGCCGCATCCCTGTAATTTCCATAGACAGGACATTTGCCCCACGGTCCTTTACTCAAGGGTCCATGATTCAACGTCCGCATCCTTCCCCTCGCCTCCTTCAACCCCATCGGTCCCATAGGAAACGATATCGAACTCTCCATGCAGACCGGGAGAGAGATAGATGTAATCCCTGCCCCAGGGGTCTAGAGGCACCTTCCCCTTTTCAAGATAACCCCCGTCGCGGTATTTTCCGGGAACCGGATCGGTTGCAGGTTCTTTGACCAGTGCATCGAGACCCTGATCTGTGGTCGGATAAAACCCGTTATCCAGATAATAGGTCTTGAGGGCTGTCTCGAGGTTGGAAATGGTCACCTGGGCCTTCAGATGTCTGGCTTTCTCGGGTTCGCCCAGAAACCGTGGAGCAACGATGGTGATGAGTGTTGCCAGAATAACCATGACCACCATGAGCTCGATGAGCGTGAACCCGCTCTCCCGTTCACCTGCTGGATTTTTCATAATTCTTCTCCTGTAAAAAAACCGATTGTGACAACCTCGAAAAAAGTACATCTATCCCGATCTTACGAGCTGGTTCAGATCAAAGATGGGAAGAAGCACCGCAAGGACGACAAACAGCACTACCCCTGCCATCAGAAGAATGAGGATGGGCTCCATAACCGAGGTCAGCGCCTGGATGGAGGTGGTTACCTCTTCCTCGTAGGACTCCGCTACACTAGTCAACATCCCGGCCAGGTCCCCGCTCTCTTCCCCCACCGCGATAACCCTCGATACGAGAGGTGGAAATACGGCGCCGGCCCGCAGTGCGTCTGCCAGGGACCCACCGCGGGAGACGGACATGGCGGCCTTCCCAACGGCCGAGTTGAGCACCCGGTTTCCGATTACCTGTCCCGCAACTTCGAGGGACCGCAAAAGAGGAACACCGCTCTGGAGTAAAGATCCGAGGATGAAGCACATCCTGACGGTGGCAATCTTCAGGGCGAGTCGGCCAAACACGGGCACTTTCAGCTTCAGGCCGTCCACAACCGGCCCGAACCTGGCGCTGGCTGCCAGTTTTCTATACAGCAAAAAACCCAGCACGCCGGCGGCAACAAGGGCAGGCCAGAAACGCGAGGCCAGGTCACTGACAAAGAGAAGAATCCGTGTGGGCAGCGGGAGCACCCTGCCGAAATCCGAAAAGATTCCCACTACCTGGGGAACAACATAGGCGAAAAGAAAGAGAAGAAAGGTGAAACCGAGGAGCGTCATGATAATCGGGTATGTAAGCGCCGCCAGGACTTTGCTCCTGAGCCGGGTCTCCTTCTCCAGAGTGACCGCCAGACGCGCCATAATGGCATCCAGAAACCCCCCCGATTCCCCTGCCCTCACCATCTGGATATAGATGGGCGGAAACACAGATGGATGCTCCGCCAGGGCCTCATGAAAGGATTTTCCCTCGTTTATTCCGTTGCGAACGCTGCTTAACACCTTGCGAACGGCCGGCTTTTCAACCTGTTCCATGAGAGCTTCCAATGCCTGCACGAGCGTGAGACCGGCTTTAAGCAATGTTGCGATCTGACGAGCGGTTGTGGCAAGGTCCTTCCGGCTCATACGCCCGAAAAGGGAAAGTTCCCTGGAGGAGGGATCATCCTTTCCGGCAGCCGCATCTTCCAGTGAGACCACAAAAAAGCCATCGGCCTTCAACCGTTCGCGGGCCGCAGACAGGGTTCCGGCATCAACGAAGCCGGCCCGTTTTCTGCCCCTGGCATCCAGGGCGCTGTACTCAAACAGGGGCATGGCCGGATTCCTCCTGGGTAACCCTGAGAATCTCCTCCACAGTGGTCACCCCATCCAGGACTTTCCTGGCTCCATCCTGCCGTATCGTTCTCATGCCCTCTTCTATGGCGATCCGGTAGACGGTGCCGCTGTCAGGATTTTTCAGAACCGCTGTCTTGATCCTGTCCGTGACCAAAAGGAGTTCATAGATACCCGTCCTGCCTACGTAGCCGGTTCCCAGACATTGATCACACCCTGCGCCCTGGTGCAGACGGCCCTCGGGTATATCATCCTGGCTCCAGCCCAGTTCTGCCAGTTCCTCATCGAGTGGGGCGTATTGTTCTACGCAGTGGGGACAAATCTTTCGGACGAGCCTCTGTGCCAGAATCGCGGTAACGGAGGACGCGACAAGAAACGGCTCAACCCCCATGTCGATGAGCCTGGTAACGGCTCCGGCCGCGTCATTGGTGTGAAGGGTCGATAAAACGAGATGGCCGGTCAGGGAGGCCTGAATCGCAATTTCAGCCGTTTCCAGATCGCGTATCTCACCCACCATGATTACATTGGGATCCTGCCTGAGAATGGATCGAAGCCCGTTGGCAAAGGTAAGATCAATTTTCGGATTCACCTGAATCTGGCTTATCCCCCGGAGCTGGTATTCCACCGGGTCCTCCACGGTTATTATGTTCCTGTCGGCAGAGTTGATCCTGGTAAGCGCCCCGTACAGGGTGGTTGTTTTTCCGCTTCCCGTCGGTCCGGTCACGAGGGTAATGCCGTGGCTTGAATGGACGATCCTCTCCATTGAGCTGAGATGTTCCGGACCCATTCCGATCTCCTCTAACCCCAACAGCACCTGGGATCGATCCAGGAGCCTCAAAACGCCCCGCTCCCCAAAACGGGTCGGCACAATCGAGACCCGGATATCAATGTCCTTGCCGGCGATCTTGATCCTGATCCTCCCATCCTGGGGCAGGCGTTTTTCGGCGATATCGAGGTCCGCCATGACTTTTACTCGCGAGATTATGGAAGAATGAAGCCTCTGGGGCAGGGAGTGGACATTGTGCAAGACCCCATCCACCCGGTATCGAACGGAGAGGTCTCCCTCAAAGGGCTCAATGTGGATGTCGCTGGCACGCCGGCGAACAGCTTCATAGAGGAGGGAGTTCACAAAGCTTATGATGGGAGCCTCGTCGGAGGAGTCGAGGAGATCCTGCGGTTCATCGAACTCACCTGCGTGAATGGCAAGGTCACCGTTATCGAGATTTTCAATGACCATGTCGGCCGAATCGGATGATCTCTCGTAGGTCAGATTGATGGCCTCGGATATGGCCCTTCGTGTTGAGAGTACGGGTTTGACCACCGCCCCGAGAAAGACACTGACATTTTCGAGTACCTCATGGTCCAGTTGATTTACGGCGACCCTGGCCTCCCCGGTCTCAGCGTCCACGAAGGGATAAAGAAAATGTTTACGCGCATATTGAATGGGGATCCGGCGCTCAACATCCTCGTCACGAACCCGGGAGGAAAGGTCATCAGCGAAGGGTACGCCGGATACATCCCCGAGGATCGCAAGTATTTCAGCTTCCCCCAGTGTGTTCAGCCGAAGAAGCGCCTCCTCCAGAGTCGTTCCCATCCTCTCCATCTGGAGATTCGCCTCCTCGGCCTGGGCAATGGTCAGAAGGCCCCGTTCCACGAGGGCTTCACTGAGCCTCTCGGAAAAAGTGCGGCCTTTCATTTCCCCTCTTCCCCGGGTTGACCCGGAGCATTCTCTCCATCATCAGCGGGATGCTTAACCAACCCTGTGCTTTCCATTATCTTTGAGGGGAGTAGATTTTGCTGCTGGACCCTCGATCGGGAGACCTCCTGCATCTCCTTGGGATTGGAGATAATATGGGGAGTCAGGAAGATCAGGAGGTTCGTCTTGCTCGCAACGGTTGAAGTCTTGCGGAAAAGGGCCCCGAGTATGGGCAGGCTTCCAAGCACGGGAACCCGGCTGACGACCCGCGTCTGGTTGTCCCTGATCAACCCCCCGATAACCACCGTCTGGCCGTCGGAGACAAACACGCTCGTCTCGGCCTTGCGCTTGAGTGTCGTGGGTGCAACTACCTGAGAAAGGCCGGTGCTGATGGTGTTGGAAACCAGGGCCTCGAGCTGGGTAAAAATATCCAGCTTGACAAACCGTTGGGAGTTGATCTGCGGGGTGATCCTCAGGGTCAGGCCCACATCCCGGTAATCGAAGGTGATGATGGGCTGATTGTTGGAATCGAACTTCGTGCTCGTCTGAAACGGGACGTTCTGGGCCACGACGATCTCGGCCTCATGGTTATCAGTCGTCACGATAGTCGGGGTGGAGAGGATGTTAATGTCCGAATCGGTGCGAAGCAGACTTATGAGGGCCCCGAGGTTGGGAACATCAATCACCTGCCCGCCCAGATTAAAGGAGATCGTCTCGCCGAGGGCTCCGACGACAAGTCCGTGGGGAGTGCTGGGGAAGGAGACAACCAGTGAATCAAGCGCGCCGAAGGTTGATCCCGCAAAACCGAGGGTCCCGTCTCTGAACCTGTTGGCCGCCCGCCATTCGACGCCCATGGAGAGTGTCTTGTCCATGGACACCTCCGCGATGAGGACCTCCACGAGGACCTGGTCCCGTGGCACATCAAGTTTCCTGATCACGGATTCCAGGACGGCATAATCCTCGGGGTTTGCTGTGATCACCAGTGCATTCGTGGCAGGATCCGAGATTATCGAGACACCCGTTTTATTTGTACCGGATCTTGGCGCAGCAGCCCGTGTCGCCTTGCCCGGGGCCGCCGTTGTCTGGCTGGATACCTGTTCCACGGGGATCCCCATGAGGACTTTTGAAAGATCATCCGAATCCGCGTTCTGCAGGTAGTAGACGTGGATTTTCCCGGTCCCCGCCGGCATTGCAACGTCCAGTTGCCCTATAAGGTCCTCCACCCGGTCGAGGGTCTGGACATCTCCAATGGCAATGATGGAGTTGGTCCTTTCATCCGGGATAATTTTTGTCGCCGCCGGTCCAGTCACCGGCGCCGGCTGGATGCCCCTGGCCGATCGGCGGGGCGCGACCGCCGGACCCGATTGCTTCTGAATGATCTGGGTAATCTTCCCGGCGAGATCATCCACGGGGGCGTATTTCACCTTGATGATACGGCTCTCTTCCCGTGCCCCGGCCACGTCCACCACGGATATGATCTGAACCAGGCGGGCCAGGAGAGACTCGGTGGTAGTGATTATGAGCAGGTTTGTCGGACCGTAGGCGCTGATGCTGTCGCTCTTGGGGATAAGGGGAGCGAGGAGGTTTCTAAGGTCCCCCGCGCTGGTATACCGGATGTGTATGACCTGGGTAACGTACTGGTCTCCCTTCCTTCCCTTGACCGTAGTGCCTACCTCCGTGTCCATATTGTAGGTGGCGACGTTGGCCGCCGGCACGATCTTGTTGATCTTGCCCGCGGGGACCATGGCATACCCCTTGACCCTCAGGACTGACAGAAATACCTGGTAGATCTCGTCTGCGGTCAGGGATTTGGGGCCAACCACCGTAACCCTCCCCTGGACACGATCATCGATGAGGAAGTTCTTGCCGGTGATCTCGCTCACCGTCTCGATAACCTTACGGATATCCACATCGTTAAAATCAATTTTATAGGCCGGCGCGGCCAGGGCTTTCATGGGCAGGGCCATGAGGATAACGGTGAGGATGACCGCTGGTATTTTTCTGGAGATTCGCTCTTTCATGGTATTATCACCTTATTTCATACTGAAGGGTGAGATTCTTCCGGAACCGCTCGATCACCAGTGTGATGCGGTTTTCGTCCCTTAACTGCTGGAACATCTGCAGGGCCTGTTCGGGGCCGGAGATCTCCAGCCCGTTTACCCGCTTAAGGATGTCGCCGTTGACCATGCCAAGCTTCATGAAGAGGCTGTTGGGGCGGATATTAAAGACCTTGAACCCGTCCGCTTTACCGTTGGAGAAGTGTGGGACCAGGCGGATCTGGGTCAGAAGCTTGCTGAAGTCCTTGAGAACACCGTCGACCTCCCTGCGATCCATGACATAGCTGTTTGCCGCAACCTTCCTCACAGTTATGCCAGTGGCTCTTTTTGCAATTCCGGGCCTGATCACCCGAGCGCCGGGTCTCCTCGCCGGTGGGGCGGCAACCCTGTCCGTGGCCTTCTCCAGGACCTCCCGATGCCCATTCCTCATCAATATGGCCCTGTTCCTGTCAACCGAGACCAAGGTCACCCCTTCGACAACCGGGTCTCCCGCAAAGTACAACTGCTGCTCCTTCGTGCTGGTATTTTGA
This genomic stretch from bacterium BMS3Abin14 harbors:
- the epsE gene encoding type II secretion system protein E, with translation MKGRTFSERLSEALVERGLLTIAQAEEANLQMERMGTTLEEALLRLNTLGEAEILAILGDVSGVPFADDLSSRVRDEDVERRIPIQYARKHFLYPFVDAETGEARVAVNQLDHEVLENVSVFLGAVVKPVLSTRRAISEAINLTYERSSDSADMVIENLDNGDLAIHAGEFDEPQDLLDSSDEAPIISFVNSLLYEAVRRRASDIHIEPFEGDLSVRYRVDGVLHNVHSLPQRLHSSIISRVKVMADLDIAEKRLPQDGRIRIKIAGKDIDIRVSIVPTRFGERGVLRLLDRSQVLLGLEEIGMGPEHLSSMERIVHSSHGITLVTGPTGSGKTTTLYGALTRINSADRNIITVEDPVEYQLRGISQIQVNPKIDLTFANGLRSILRQDPNVIMVGEIRDLETAEIAIQASLTGHLVLSTLHTNDAAGAVTRLIDMGVEPFLVASSVTAILAQRLVRKICPHCVEQYAPLDEELAELGWSQDDIPEGRLHQGAGCDQCLGTGYVGRTGIYELLLVTDRIKTAVLKNPDSGTVYRIAIEEGMRTIRQDGARKVLDGVTTVEEILRVTQEESGHAPV
- the epsF_1 gene encoding type II secretion system protein F translates to MPLFEYSALDARGRKRAGFVDAGTLSAARERLKADGFFVVSLEDAAAGKDDPSSRELSLFGRMSRKDLATTARQIATLLKAGLTLVQALEALMEQVEKPAVRKVLSSVRNGINEGKSFHEALAEHPSVFPPIYIQMVRAGESGGFLDAIMARLAVTLEKETRLRSKVLAALTYPIIMTLLGFTFLLFLFAYVVPQVVGIFSDFGRVLPLPTRILLFVSDLASRFWPALVAAGVLGFLLYRKLAASARFGPVVDGLKLKVPVFGRLALKIATVRMCFILGSLLQSGVPLLRSLEVAGQVIGNRVLNSAVGKAAMSVSRGGSLADALRAGAVFPPLVSRVIAVGEESGDLAGMLTSVAESYEEEVTTSIQALTSVMEPILILLMAGVVLFVVLAVLLPIFDLNQLVRSG
- the xcpQ gene encoding type II secretion system protein D precursor, which gives rise to MKERISRKIPAVILTVILMALPMKALAAPAYKIDFNDVDIRKVIETVSEITGKNFLIDDRVQGRVTVVGPKSLTADEIYQVFLSVLRVKGYAMVPAGKINKIVPAANVATYNMDTEVGTTVKGRKGDQYVTQVIHIRYTSAGDLRNLLAPLIPKSDSISAYGPTNLLIITTTESLLARLVQIISVVDVAGAREESRIIKVKYAPVDDLAGKITQIIQKQSGPAVAPRRSARGIQPAPVTGPAATKIIPDERTNSIIAIGDVQTLDRVEDLIGQLDVAMPAGTGKIHVYYLQNADSDDLSKVLMGIPVEQVSSQTTAAPGKATRAAAPRSGTNKTGVSIISDPATNALVITANPEDYAVLESVIRKLDVPRDQVLVEVLIAEVSMDKTLSMGVEWRAANRFRDGTLGFAGSTFGALDSLVVSFPSTPHGLVVGALGETISFNLGGQVIDVPNLGALISLLRTDSDINILSTPTIVTTDNHEAEIVVAQNVPFQTSTKFDSNNQPIITFDYRDVGLTLRITPQINSQRFVKLDIFTQLEALVSNTISTGLSQVVAPTTLKRKAETSVFVSDGQTVVIGGLIRDNQTRVVSRVPVLGSLPILGALFRKTSTVASKTNLLIFLTPHIISNPKEMQEVSRSRVQQQNLLPSKIMESTGLVKHPADDGENAPGQPGEEGK
- the epsG gene encoding type II secretion system protein G precursor, with product MKNPAGERESGFTLIELMVVMVILATLITIVAPRFLGEPEKARHLKAQVTISNLETALKTYYLDNGFYPTTDQGLDALVKEPATDPVPGKYRDGGYLEKGKVPLDPWGRDYIYLSPGLHGEFDIVSYGTDGVEGGEGKDADVESWTLE